Genomic DNA from Bacteroides zhangwenhongii:
AGTTTGTAACAATCGTTGTCCTGCTCTCCGGCATAGTTCCATGTTTTAATAGGAGCACAGTAGCTGGCAAAAATATCACCGGTCAGCATTTGAGTCTCCTCAAACAAGCCACCTTTGTCTTTACCTACTACGAAAATACCTCTTTCCATCTGCGTGAAATAGGCTCCCGTCAGGAGATTATCGCGTTCCATCTGCTCGGGAGTTACTTCATTCGGATTGATATTCCAACTTTCATAATGGTCGGTACAAGCGGTAAACAACAAGCCTCCGGCAAGCAACACACCATTGAACACTTTCATGCATTTTAATATATGTTTCATCTTATCGATTCTTTAGAAATTGAGTTTAACAGAGAAACCTAAATTGCGTAAGCTCGGCAACATAAAGTAGTCCATTCCGCTGAAATGCGTGCCTGTACTTGCCGTCAGTTCAGGGTCAAAAGGAGCTTTGCAATAGAACATCAGCAGGTTACGTCCCGTAAAGGCTACATTCATGCCCTGTATCCAAGGAACCCACTTCTGAACAGGGATATCATAACCGAGAGACAACTCTGCAAGGCGAACGTTTGTCGCACTATAAACATACATAGAGCCGACACCACTTCCTACAGTGCTATAATACTTCTGTACAGCGGGTACTTTATAACCGTCAATCAGCACATAGCCCAAGTCGCGTGCCTCAGCAGTAGCTGTAGAAACACCGTAAGCATCCATCATCGCCTGTGTCTGTGAGACAACAATACCACCAATACGTGCATTAACCAGACAGCTCAATGTCAAACCCTTCCATGAGAATGAGTTGCGCCATCCCATCATATACTTAGCTTGCGAGTTACCGGCATAAATCCATCCGTCCTGGCGTTCGCCCGCCTTGTTGTCTATAGCTACTGTATTGTTGACATAGTCTACGTCAATATATCCATGGGAGTCGGTGCGAAGTGCAGTCACGTACAAGTCACCAATAGAGCCACCTTCAAAGAGACGCGAATTCACAATTTCCAATCCGCCCAAATCCATCATATCCTGTTTGACAACTTCTCCACTTGATAAAGTAGTCGGTTTCAACAGTTTTTTAATCTTATTGCGATTGATGGTATAAGTAAAGGTAGAGTTCCATTTTACCGGTCCGAGCGGCTGGTTTAATGTCAGGCTTGCCTCAATACCTTTGTTATCCACTTGTCCGCCATTGATATAAATAGAAGAATAACCGGAAGAAGCGGAAATCGATGGGTTGAATAATTGGTTGTAAGTAGATGTCTTATAGAGAGAAACGTTCAGCTCCAATCTATCATTCCAAAGATGAGACTGCAAACCGACTTCCCAAGCCTTGGTACGCTCCGGCTTGATATCCGTATTGGGATATGTGGTAGCCGTGACGGGAGAAGCCGATTCGTATGGGTAAGTCTGATAAGCAATGTAGCGTGTAGGGGCATTACCTACCTCACTGTATGAGCCGCGTACCTTCAAGAAGGTAAGCACATTGTTCTTGATGGGTAGTAACTCTGTCAAGATAGCAGAAACACCCACCGACGGATAAGCAACCGACTTCGTATCGGTCCATGCCAAAGCAGACGACCAGTCAACACGTCCTGTTACGTCCAAGTAGAGTTTGCTCTTCCAACCCAGCTGCGCTGTAGCAAAGATAGATTGCGTCTGATCGTGATAGCCATCCTGCTGGAATTTCACGGCAGACTGCATCAGGTTGAGCATTGTAAATCCATCTGCCACAGAATTCAAGCTACCTCCTACATCGTAATACTGGTAGTTGACATCCTGAATACTGGTACCTAGTGTAGCGGTCAGTGAAAAGTCGCCGAAATATTTGTCGATATTCAGCATCACATCGCCATAAAGTTGACGAGTGGATGCATCACCTTTATAATATCCTCCAAATTTCTGGCAGAAAATATTATCGGTAGATGCAGCGTATTTCTTTTCGTACAGAGCCGACGTATAATCCATTTTGGCACGCGCACCTAATGTAATGCCTTTCATAATTTCGAAACTCAAACCTCCACTCATGAGGAAACGGTTCTTGTGATTGATAAAATTGTCGCGATTGACAATCCAATAGGGGTTCTGCATGGCAATACCCTGATTACCCCAAGGCCAGTATTGTGTTTTGAAGTTACGGGCTTCGTTGTACATTTCAAACTGCTGAAGCATTTCCAAACTATAGCTCGGCGACATCAGATAGATAGGAACAATCGGATTGAAATACTGTCCCTGTGACACCATGTTCTGTTCACGCACATTCATATAGCTTGCGCTTAGGTCGAGACGCAGACGATCATTGAGCATGCTAGTCGTATTACGGATAGTGAAATTATAGCGATCCAACGTATTGTTCGGAACAATACCTGCCGCATTGGTAGCAGCCATAGAAAGGAATATCTGGTTCTTCTCATTACCATTACTGATGGTCAAAGAGTTGGTTTCGTTCCATCCAGTCTGATAGAAGTCCAACGGGTCGTAACTGCTGGCTTGTCCCAATTTCTGTCCCCAGCTTCTTATTTCTCCCGTAGTCGCACCATAAGTGTTTTGAAATTCCGGAGTTACAAACGGATTGAAGAATGAGGTATTATTGGCATAGTTGACACGAAGCTTATCTTTCGATCCTTTCTTTGTGGTAATCATGATAACACCATTGGCGGCATCACTACCATAGAGTGCGGAAGCGGCAGCACCACTCAACACAGACATAGTTTCAATATCTTCGGGGTTAATCATGGAAGCACCGTCACCGGATTGGCCCATACCGGTCATAAAGTCGTCCGGTTGTGTCGTTTCCAATGAAGGCATCGGAATACCATCGATTACATACAGGGCGTTATTATTTCCGGAAAGAGATTTCGCACCACGCATCACTACCTTAGCTCCACCACCGATACCGGATGAGCTGGAATTGATGACAACACCTGCTATCTTACCGGACAAACTATTTACGAAATTGGCATCCTTGACACCGACAATTTCACTGGCAGAAACTTCTTGGACATTATAAGACAGTGCTTTCGCCTCTTTACGAATACCAAGAGCGGTAACCACCACTTCGTTCAACACTTGCGAATCATCTTCCAAGGTGACATTCAATACCGGACCGGAGACGGGTAATTCCTTTTTCTGATAACCCACATATGAGAATAGCAATACCGGGCTGGCAGTCTGTGGGGTCAATGTATAGTTTCCGTCAAGATCGGTCACCGTTCCGTTAGTGGTTCCTTTCTCCATAATAGAGACCCCAATCAGCGGTTCGCCATTCTTGTCTTTTACCGTACCTGCAACGGGTTTTGTTTTTTGTTGAGTTACTTTCGTTTCTTTAGCCGTCAGTACAATCTTATTATCCAATATTTTATATTCGACATTTGTACCTGCAAAGACCTGTTCCAACACCTGAAAAATATTCTTCTCGGAAGCTGAAACCGATACCCGGCGATTAAGGTTAAGATTCTTGCTATTTATAAAAAAGCTGAATCCTGATTCACGTTCAATCTTGTGCAGCACTTCTTCTATAGTACAATCGTTAACCCGTAAAGTGATAGAAGTTTTTTGCGCATATCCATCTGATGCATACGCTAGTCCGGCTGAACAAATAAGGAGTATAAATAGTAATTTCATAGCCAATGATATTTCCTTTAAGGTCCGTCTAATACACGGCTTTTTCATTTAAGAAATATTGTTCATCGCTTGTTATTGCAGTAAAATTCCTTATATTCGTGCGCAGCGATGCGGAAGCACCGCCTTAGGTGTTTCTTCTTATCGTTCATTTTTATTTTTTTTAGGCGGAATTCAATAAGATATGGTGTTAATATTGTCTTCCGCCTTTGTTTTTGCGATAGCAAAAATACGATTTATTTTATTGATATACAAGTTTTTACGTACAATACCACTAAAGAAAAAACACCTTGACTGTCTTCGTGGCAGCATCATGACTCATTTGAGAAAATTTGTATCCTCAGTCCCTGAATACCGCAGAACAAGCAGGGGAAACTTCAAACACAAACTTGAAGACATACTCATGCTTGTCATATTGGGGAGGCTCAGCAAGTGTATTACCAGAGCTGAAATACTTCAATTTGGCAAACGCCACTTGAAACGCCTGCAGGCGAAAGGGCTATTTCCATATGGTTTGCCGTCAGAAGCTACGCTTTGCCGTGTGTTTCAAAGCATAGACGATGAAAAGATGGCTGACCGAATGTCTGCTTTTGCAGACGTTTTCCGCAAGGAAATATCCTCTTCGGCAACTGATATCATTTGTATTGATGGCAAGGCCATGCGAGGTACCTTGTACGAGAACGGACGTAACCCTGATATCGTATCTGCATACTCACTTGGTTCGGGCTTTACTCTGGCTACTGATGTTTGCAAGGAGAAAAGTAATGAAATCAAATCCGTGCCCCGGTTATTGGACAAACTAGACGTGTCAGGATGTGTGGTCACAGCAGATGCCATGTCATTCCAAAAGGTAATAATAGACAAGATTAGAGATAAGGGAGCAGACTTCGTGATCGAACTCAAGGCGAATCAAAGATCTTTGCGTTATGGCCTTGAAGACTCTATAAAGACCGCCACCCCCACTGATGTCTACAAGGAAGGTCCATACTTGGAACACGGCAGGATTGAGTCAAGGATATGCCGTATATACCGTGGGGAAGAACTTATTGTCGACAAGGAAAAATGGAATGGCAATTTGACTGTTATAGAAATACTCACATCTACCGAGAAAAAGTCTGATGGCAAGACTACATCTGAACAGCGACTCTACATTTCAAGCCTGGATAGCAGTGCAGAGCGGCTTAGTCAGATAACCAAACAGCATTGGGCTATTGAAAGCATGCACTGGGATCTTGACCGAAACCTCCGGCAGGATAGTATAAAGCGTAAGGCTGAACGGGCGGCTAGAAACCTCGACACAATTCAAAGGATGGTCTTGGCACTGATTGCTGTTTGGAAGAACAGAAGGAAAAAAATATCAGATAAGCGAAAAGGTACAGCTGAGATAACAAGGGAATTATCGGTAAGCTTCACTAAGGTGTTACATTTTCTGGCTCAAAAATGAGAAAAATTTAGATTTGATATATTTGTAAATTATTGATTATCAACAACTGGATTAGCTCCCATGCCGCACTGGCATGGGTAGGGAGATTATATCCCTAAATCAAAGCTTAAATGAAAAAGCCGTGCGTCTAATAGACTTTAATCCTCCAAGAAATTGGACGATACAATAATTTTGCATAAATTTGTAACGAGTTTAATTAGAAAATTGGTAGTTATACTTGTCGGGAAACAAGTAGGTTCACAATTACTGAAGCTCATACGGGAGGATACGGCCAATATCATCCCGTATTTTTTTTTGGTTGCTAGGGATCTTTGTTTTTCATGGCAATAAGTTTTTGGGAATTAAGGTTTTTATCTTTTAGTACTAAATAAATATCTCTATCTTTATTTTCTCTTTACCGGCATCTGCGTTATTATTCAGATAACGCCAACGAACTTTCGAGGAGGCACTGATAAAGTTAAGTACCTGTTCCAGATTCCGGTTGGTAAATGTTCCGGAGAATGAGTCGTCACGAGGTACATTCTCCTGTATGACAAATTCGGCATTGTATCTATCTGCCAAGATATCCAGTGCATCCCGTAATGACGTTTGATGGAAAATGATTTTACCATCTTTCCATGAAAGTTCTCTCTCGCCGGAAGTCGTATAGAGTTCCGTCTTTCCATTATGAGAATAATAGACCAGCTTCTGTCCCGGAGCCATCACAATATACTGAGGTTGTTGACTGGCGTTGTTGAATTCGAAATTAACTTTCCCTTCAACTAAAGTAGTAACTACCTCATCTGCTTCTTTGTATGCCTTTACATTGAATTTTGTACCCAGAACTTTTATGGCAGACTGGTGAGCGGTAGAAACTATAAACTGTTTTTCCGGATTTTTCCGGACATCAAAATAGGCTTCTCCATCAAGTTCCACAGTACGTGTACGGGAAGAAAAATGGCTCGGGAAAGTCAATGTACTTTTTCCATTTACCCATACTGTAGTTCCGTCAGCAAGTGTAACCAATGTACGTTGTCCGGCTGGCACGTAAACTGTCTGCATTTCTATATCCTCTTTTTGGAGAATCTGTATCATTGCATAACTTAATCCGAAAGCTACGACAAACACTGCCGCAATCCGCAAGATTCGTTGTGTAACAGGATGCAATGAAATTGTTTTTTTTGTCTTCTTTGAGAATGCGCCTGTATCTTGCCAAATGAATGCATCATAACTCTTACGAAGAGAAATGAATTCTTTAAGATTGGCTGCATCTGCATCAATCCATGCAGCAACGTCTTCCTTTTCCTTTTGGGATGCCTTGCCTGCAATATATTTTAATAGTAATTCCTGATCCATACAATAAATAATTTATGAGTAATGAGAATAGGGGTATTATTCCCCTTTCATTAAGAATACCACTCACTAAAGAGATTCCCTAGTAAGAAATGTGATTTTTTTTGTTATTGCTTAAAAAAATAGCAAATAAGGAGGTCTTTTCCTTCTTTTCAGATGAAAAAGAAAAGGAATGGAGCATAATCTTTTAGATTATCACGCAGTATTTTAACTGCTCTGCCGATATGATATTCTACTCCTTTTACACTAATGCCCAGTTCTTCGGCTATTTCTTTATGGGATTTTCCATCCAGGCGATCGCGGATGAAAGCAGTACGAGTTTTTTCCGGCATGCTCTCCAGTAATGCGTGCACTTTTGCCCGTAATTCTTCTGATAATATTTCCTTCGGGTCACAGGCTTCCAATGTTGATATACGAATTTCCAATTCACGCTGTCCCTTATCAAGCAAAGTTTGAAAAACATTCTCCTGTGCTTGTATATGTTTCAGGTAATTGAGTGATTTACTGCGAATATAAGTAATTAAGATCGCTTCAACACTTGGGATTTCCCGTTCTTTACTTAGTTCCCATAAATGGATAATGGCTTCCGAAACAATATCTTCTGCTACTAAGTCATTATGGACATAGGACAAGGTAAATAGGAAGGCTTTCCTATAATAAGCAGTATATATCGAGTTGAAGTTGATTTGAGCCATTCGCCAGTATATCCATAAGTATTAAATGCTGCAAAGAAATATATTTTACTTATAACAAGAAAACTTTTTAGGAAAAATTTAAATTTGGCTAAAATACCTTTTTCTTGTAAAGAAGAAAAGAAATGCCCTGATATAATGCACGCCAACATCAATAAAAGAAGCCTGCTTACCAAAAGAATATTATCTTTTCAGTAAGCAGGCTTTCATTCATATTCAAAAATGCAAAGAGCAAAAACTCTCACAAATTTGTGTGTTCCATTAATTGATAGCTATCGGAGCATCTAGCGTCTTAATGGTAATTCCATTTGTAGTACCGTTTATACGCCCTGTGGCATCTTTGATAACTCCACCTTCCTGAGTTTCCGATCCGTCTAGTTTATAATAAAGTGCCAAGCCTTCCGAAGCAGGGTCAACACCCAGCATATTCTGCTTAAGTTGATTTTCCGTACGGGCTACACTCCAAACACGGACTTCACTCATTTTACCATGGAATGGACGTTCACCCCATTTGAAACCATAGATTCTACCAATATAAAAACCCATATCTGAATTCGGATCAAAACCGTCAATACCCCAATCTGAACCAGCCCATTTCTCACCATTTACATAAATGCCTGTTTTTCCTGTCGGTTGATCATAAGTCAACGCTACATGATACCAACGATTTGTTAACAACGGTTTCGTTACACGATAGTTCTGTCCGCCGGCCACTTCCAAATAATCTTTAGGAGTGATTCCTCCTCCTGCATCACCGATACGGAGAATCATCACACCTTCGGTTCCCATAATCGTATTATTATCGAGGAAATAATCCACATTAATCAATGCTTCGTAAGTGAATGACGAGAAGAAAGTACCGACAGGGAACTTCACAGAAATATAGTGATTATTGAAGTTACCAGCTTTGGTAATTTTCAATGGTTTGGAGAAAAAGAAATATGCAATGTTTGTTCCGGAAAGGGTAGACACTGAAGACGAATTCACCCGCATAGGCAAAACATACGAATTCCCGGCTTTCAAGGCTTCCAACCCGGAAAGTTCGACTTCTACATTATCCGCATACAATTTTCCACTCGAAATAGAAGATGTCGTACTGCTTAGCTTTACCTGCGAAACATCAAGCATCTCATAATTTGTGCCATACTTTGCATTGTATTCGTCTACTACACTTGGTTCGGCTACACTATATGATACGTCTACCTGAGAGGAAGTTGCTGACGAAAGTCTTGAAACCAGATCAAATGTCATTACATCCATCTCATCTTCCACCGAGAAATTATATTCCTTGCTTTCGAAATAAACCTTAGGCTCCAGCAGGTCATTCATGCTGTCGTTGCAAGCGCCCAACAATAATGCCATACTACCTACCATCAAATAATAGAATATATGTTTATTCATCATCTTTTTACTGTTTTAGAATTTTATAAATCCACTTATTCCTGCGGTTTATTTTCCGCTTCGTTTTGTTTCTCTTTCCATTCATTGAAAACCCGCTGATTGATTTGAATAGCCTGACGCATCCATTTATAATTTGGCGTATTGTCATAATCATTATCGAAGCGATAAGCTCCTACTCCACCTTTATAACCTTTCCGCGGCATAGCAGCAGCCTGCCTCAGCAATTGCCCTCCATTTGTGGCATACTTTTCAAAGTTTTCTGTACAGATTATTTTCTTAGGATCAACGCCATAACCATCTAAATTGGGGTTGGAACTACCATAACTTTGTATAATCCAATAATCGACATACTCATCCAATTCACTGGTAAGCCCATAAATATTTCCATCAATACAGATCATTTTATGTCCTTTACCTTCCGGATCGCTTTTCGGGCCAATATAATTGTTCATCTCTTTAACCAAATGAATCAAATGCTTGTTCTGACTCAATGTGCCATCCATATCAAACACACCACTACCGATTTCCCAGTCTACATCATAACCGTCCCATTCGTTTGCATACAAAGAATCGCACAGAGCTTTGGCAAACTTCGCCAGACATGCATAATGGTTTTCACTTTCAAACTGACCTTCAAATCCCCAATATTTCCAACGGGCTTGTTTCTTCGCCGTTTCCAATTGAGCCGCCGACCAGCCTTCTTCCTCCGCTTGTTTTTCCACTTCGAGGTATACCGAATTTGGTGTCGCACCCTTACCAAGATAAGAAAGCAGACTTACCTGCAACAGTTTCGTTCCTTTCACCTTTTGCACAAACTCTTTATCAGCTTTCTGCTCCGGAGTAATTTCATAACGTCCTGGAGCGCCACTCCACATAGAAACAAAATCCATACTATCGGGCATAGCAGAAAGATATCCTCTTCGATAAGCTCCAGCAGGCGCCCAATTGGAATACCATCCGAAAGCTACGGGACGATTGTAATTCCAGGCAGTCGCCTTATAGGCACGCAGATTGGCATAATATGCCTCACTCTCCGCATTGTTCATTGTGGCATACCCGCCTATATGGTCTATCTCAATATTCTCCACATCCATGCAAGAAGTTACCATCATGCCTGTCAATGGAATGATATATAACAATTTTCTTAATGATTTCATATTTTTCATCTGTATTAAAATGATACATGTAGGTTATCTCTTACAATCCCACCACAAACGGGTAGAAGACCTATCTTCGCCACCGGCACCGTTATTGAACAACTTCAAGGCTGCTTCATAGATAGCCTTTCCCTCGTTAGTCTGAGAAAAACTGGTGGGATAAATCATACGGCGAATACCGCCCTCAAGAGTTGCGCCTTGCACTGCTCCTTTCAAAGTCTTAATGACATTCAACTTCGGATAACCGGTTCTTCTCCATTCCGTCCACGCTTCCTGTCCGTTAGGAAACAAAGCAATCCACTTCTGAATCATAATCTTTTCCAACTTCTGCTCAGTTGTTCCTTCAAACTTGGCAGTAGTCTCACACGGAGCAGAAAGTGTTTGCCCATACTGATAATGAGAAAACACAAATGCCCGAGGTGACAAATTGGAATTCATATAATCATCTACAGGATCGGTCACGCCATTCTCCTGAAAAGACATATCAATGCCCTGTTTATACCATGAATCCGCACTGCCGAAACCTTCCCAGACTAAAGCTGCTTCCGCACGCAAAAAATAAACTTCCGACGCACGCAGCCAATATGTAGGAGTCCCACTTTGAATATTGGGCTTTGAGCAAGATTTGTAGATATCATTCTGCGCATTGGCATGCCCTGCCGGTACCGCTTGATATGTTTTTCCGTCGAAAGCCTCAACACCATAAGAGGTATTACCATCCATCGGCAAAAAATAAACACTCAAACGCGGGTCTTCATATCCCATCAGATAAGAAAAAATGGAAGAACCCATACGAGCTTCATTATAGTTGCCTGCCAGCCATTCAATGTTGTTGCGGAAAGTCATGCCTGCTCCTTGACTCATTTGGGCCGCATCATCCTTAGCCGTCATCACACCGATAGAATGATTTACTGCTTGAGTAGCATATTTTTTCGCCAGTTCCGCATTAGCGAAGCGGACACGCATAGCCAAACGAAGCATCAGCGAATTGCCGTATTTCACCCATTTAGTAGCATCTCCGGCATATACCGCATCATAAGCTCCCATCACATTCACCCCATTTTCAGCTTTTTCCGTCAATACGGCAATGGCAGCAGTCAAATCCTGAAACATAGCTTCATAAACATCCTTCTCCGAATCAAATGGAATGTTCATTGTAGCGTCCGCCGCATGAGAATAAGGCATCGGACCGAAACTTTCAAGTGTCTTGTGCCAAGCGGAAATCTTCAGAATTTGAGCCAAAGCAAAGACTTCGGGCGTACCATTTTTTTCGGACGCTATTTTCAATTTCTTCCAAGGATCAAGAGCATTGGTATAGGACTGTGTATAGGTCGCTTTTATCCAATTGTCCAACAAATA
This window encodes:
- a CDS encoding RNA polymerase sigma-70 factor codes for the protein MAQINFNSIYTAYYRKAFLFTLSYVHNDLVAEDIVSEAIIHLWELSKEREIPSVEAILITYIRSKSLNYLKHIQAQENVFQTLLDKGQRELEIRISTLEACDPKEILSEELRAKVHALLESMPEKTRTAFIRDRLDGKSHKEIAEELGISVKGVEYHIGRAVKILRDNLKDYAPFLFFFI
- a CDS encoding FecR family protein, with protein sequence MDQELLLKYIAGKASQKEKEDVAAWIDADAANLKEFISLRKSYDAFIWQDTGAFSKKTKKTISLHPVTQRILRIAAVFVVAFGLSYAMIQILQKEDIEMQTVYVPAGQRTLVTLADGTTVWVNGKSTLTFPSHFSSRTRTVELDGEAYFDVRKNPEKQFIVSTAHQSAIKVLGTKFNVKAYKEADEVVTTLVEGKVNFEFNNASQQPQYIVMAPGQKLVYYSHNGKTELYTTSGERELSWKDGKIIFHQTSLRDALDILADRYNAEFVIQENVPRDDSFSGTFTNRNLEQVLNFISASSKVRWRYLNNNADAGKEKIKIEIFI
- a CDS encoding ISAs1 family transposase, which gives rise to MTHLRKFVSSVPEYRRTSRGNFKHKLEDILMLVILGRLSKCITRAEILQFGKRHLKRLQAKGLFPYGLPSEATLCRVFQSIDDEKMADRMSAFADVFRKEISSSATDIICIDGKAMRGTLYENGRNPDIVSAYSLGSGFTLATDVCKEKSNEIKSVPRLLDKLDVSGCVVTADAMSFQKVIIDKIRDKGADFVIELKANQRSLRYGLEDSIKTATPTDVYKEGPYLEHGRIESRICRIYRGEELIVDKEKWNGNLTVIEILTSTEKKSDGKTTSEQRLYISSLDSSAERLSQITKQHWAIESMHWDLDRNLRQDSIKRKAERAARNLDTIQRMVLALIAVWKNRRKKISDKRKGTAEITRELSVSFTKVLHFLAQK
- a CDS encoding glycoside hydrolase family 18, producing the protein MKSLRKLLYIIPLTGMMVTSCMDVENIEIDHIGGYATMNNAESEAYYANLRAYKATAWNYNRPVAFGWYSNWAPAGAYRRGYLSAMPDSMDFVSMWSGAPGRYEITPEQKADKEFVQKVKGTKLLQVSLLSYLGKGATPNSVYLEVEKQAEEEGWSAAQLETAKKQARWKYWGFEGQFESENHYACLAKFAKALCDSLYANEWDGYDVDWEIGSGVFDMDGTLSQNKHLIHLVKEMNNYIGPKSDPEGKGHKMICIDGNIYGLTSELDEYVDYWIIQSYGSSNPNLDGYGVDPKKIICTENFEKYATNGGQLLRQAAAMPRKGYKGGVGAYRFDNDYDNTPNYKWMRQAIQINQRVFNEWKEKQNEAENKPQE
- a CDS encoding SusD/RagB family nutrient-binding outer membrane lipoprotein, with product MRKMNQFKLLAVICAMALFASCNFEEINTNQFEMSDGEGAMDGFEVGGLITAMQRTVIPVGTQADDTDVINEYQIAYHLSADNWSGFFGENNSNGWNAGSNNTTYYLLDNWIKATYTQSYTNALDPWKKLKIASEKNGTPEVFALAQILKISAWHKTLESFGPMPYSHAADATMNIPFDSEKDVYEAMFQDLTAAIAVLTEKAENGVNVMGAYDAVYAGDATKWVKYGNSLMLRLAMRVRFANAELAKKYATQAVNHSIGVMTAKDDAAQMSQGAGMTFRNNIEWLAGNYNEARMGSSIFSYLMGYEDPRLSVYFLPMDGNTSYGVEAFDGKTYQAVPAGHANAQNDIYKSCSKPNIQSGTPTYWLRASEVYFLRAEAALVWEGFGSADSWYKQGIDMSFQENGVTDPVDDYMNSNLSPRAFVFSHYQYGQTLSAPCETTAKFEGTTEQKLEKIMIQKWIALFPNGQEAWTEWRRTGYPKLNVIKTLKGAVQGATLEGGIRRMIYPTSFSQTNEGKAIYEAALKLFNNGAGGEDRSSTRLWWDCKR
- a CDS encoding DUF1735 and LamG domain-containing protein, translated to MMNKHIFYYLMVGSMALLLGACNDSMNDLLEPKVYFESKEYNFSVEDEMDVMTFDLVSRLSSATSSQVDVSYSVAEPSVVDEYNAKYGTNYEMLDVSQVKLSSTTSSISSGKLYADNVEVELSGLEALKAGNSYVLPMRVNSSSVSTLSGTNIAYFFFSKPLKITKAGNFNNHYISVKFPVGTFFSSFTYEALINVDYFLDNNTIMGTEGVMILRIGDAGGGITPKDYLEVAGGQNYRVTKPLLTNRWYHVALTYDQPTGKTGIYVNGEKWAGSDWGIDGFDPNSDMGFYIGRIYGFKWGERPFHGKMSEVRVWSVARTENQLKQNMLGVDPASEGLALYYKLDGSETQEGGVIKDATGRINGTTNGITIKTLDAPIAIN
- a CDS encoding SusC/RagA family TonB-linked outer membrane protein — translated: MKLLFILLICSAGLAYASDGYAQKTSITLRVNDCTIEEVLHKIERESGFSFFINSKNLNLNRRVSVSASEKNIFQVLEQVFAGTNVEYKILDNKIVLTAKETKVTQQKTKPVAGTVKDKNGEPLIGVSIMEKGTTNGTVTDLDGNYTLTPQTASPVLLFSYVGYQKKELPVSGPVLNVTLEDDSQVLNEVVVTALGIRKEAKALSYNVQEVSASEIVGVKDANFVNSLSGKIAGVVINSSSSGIGGGAKVVMRGAKSLSGNNNALYVIDGIPMPSLETTQPDDFMTGMGQSGDGASMINPEDIETMSVLSGAAASALYGSDAANGVIMITTKKGSKDKLRVNYANNTSFFNPFVTPEFQNTYGATTGEIRSWGQKLGQASSYDPLDFYQTGWNETNSLTISNGNEKNQIFLSMAATNAAGIVPNNTLDRYNFTIRNTTSMLNDRLRLDLSASYMNVREQNMVSQGQYFNPIVPIYLMSPSYSLEMLQQFEMYNEARNFKTQYWPWGNQGIAMQNPYWIVNRDNFINHKNRFLMSGGLSFEIMKGITLGARAKMDYTSALYEKKYAASTDNIFCQKFGGYYKGDASTRQLYGDVMLNIDKYFGDFSLTATLGTSIQDVNYQYYDVGGSLNSVADGFTMLNLMQSAVKFQQDGYHDQTQSIFATAQLGWKSKLYLDVTGRVDWSSALAWTDTKSVAYPSVGVSAILTELLPIKNNVLTFLKVRGSYSEVGNAPTRYIAYQTYPYESASPVTATTYPNTDIKPERTKAWEVGLQSHLWNDRLELNVSLYKTSTYNQLFNPSISASSGYSSIYINGGQVDNKGIEASLTLNQPLGPVKWNSTFTYTINRNKIKKLLKPTTLSSGEVVKQDMMDLGGLEIVNSRLFEGGSIGDLYVTALRTDSHGYIDVDYVNNTVAIDNKAGERQDGWIYAGNSQAKYMMGWRNSFSWKGLTLSCLVNARIGGIVVSQTQAMMDAYGVSTATAEARDLGYVLIDGYKVPAVQKYYSTVGSGVGSMYVYSATNVRLAELSLGYDIPVQKWVPWIQGMNVAFTGRNLLMFYCKAPFDPELTASTGTHFSGMDYFMLPSLRNLGFSVKLNF